Proteins encoded within one genomic window of Verrucomicrobiota bacterium:
- a CDS encoding response regulator produces the protein MSEPPNHNLLTVKETAEYLRIPLPTVYYLVQRGQIPAIQIGGRWRIKKSSLDRDILRQDKQGQPTVLVVDDDPGLQELFRTFLKKIGFSRVVVGTAKDAVTSLRKQKFDLMFLDLQLPDAPGDQVYKTAKQIDPELNVIVITGYPDSEVLDRILQISPVTVLKKPLKIEQLNQTVKILGHNSPKVE, from the coding sequence GTGAGCGAACCGCCTAACCATAATCTCTTAACCGTCAAAGAAACTGCCGAGTATCTGCGCATTCCATTGCCGACGGTTTACTACTTGGTCCAGCGCGGGCAGATTCCCGCCATTCAAATTGGTGGCCGCTGGCGCATCAAGAAATCCTCTCTTGACCGCGACATCCTGCGCCAGGACAAGCAAGGCCAACCGACGGTGCTGGTAGTGGATGACGACCCGGGCCTGCAGGAACTGTTCCGAACGTTCCTCAAAAAGATCGGTTTCAGCCGAGTTGTCGTCGGAACCGCTAAAGATGCCGTTACGAGCCTTCGGAAACAAAAGTTTGACCTCATGTTCCTGGATCTGCAGTTGCCGGATGCACCTGGAGACCAGGTTTACAAAACGGCCAAACAGATCGATCCGGAGCTCAACGTGATCGTCATCACCGGGTATCCCGACAGCGAGGTTTTGGATCGCATCCTGCAAATCAGCCCGGTTACAGTCCTTAAGAAGCCTCTCAAGATTGAGCAGCTTAACCAAACAGTGAAAATTCTTGGGCATAACAGCCCGAAAGTTGAGTAA
- a CDS encoding redox-sensing transcriptional repressor Rex, which translates to MTKLVIPRKTVYRLSLYFRILERLHQSRIETVSSDALAKAAGVKPTQLRKDLTYFGQFGTRGLGYNVGALLSQLTNVLRTARFQPVILVGAGNLGSALLRYDGFAKEGFEIIAAFDIRPEGAKNGHSKIPIYPIDRMAGFVRENGLKLAILTVPAVAAQAVANELVEAGIQAILNFAPIILQVPDQVVVNNVNLAIELENLSYFIT; encoded by the coding sequence GTGACCAAGCTTGTGATTCCGCGCAAGACGGTTTACCGCCTCTCCTTGTATTTTCGTATCCTGGAGCGGTTGCACCAGAGCCGAATCGAAACGGTCTCTTCCGACGCCCTGGCTAAGGCAGCCGGGGTCAAACCGACGCAATTGCGAAAAGACCTTACCTACTTCGGCCAGTTCGGTACCCGTGGCCTCGGTTATAACGTGGGCGCCCTGCTTTCACAGCTGACGAACGTGCTGCGGACCGCCCGTTTCCAGCCTGTCATCCTGGTCGGTGCCGGAAATCTCGGCTCTGCCCTTCTCAGGTATGATGGGTTCGCAAAAGAAGGCTTTGAGATCATCGCCGCGTTCGATATCCGGCCCGAAGGCGCCAAAAATGGCCACTCGAAGATTCCGATTTACCCGATCGATCGTATGGCCGGCTTCGTACGAGAGAATGGCCTCAAGCTGGCCATTCTCACCGTACCCGCCGTCGCCGCCCAGGCCGTCGCCAACGAGTTGGTCGAAGCCGGCATCCAGGCAATCCTGAATTTCGCGCCGATTATCCTGCAGGTTCCCGATCAGGTCGTGGTGAACAACGTGAACCTTGCGATCGAGCTTGAAAACCTCAGTTACTTTATCACTTAA